CTCACTGCCGGCGATATTCGCGCGGTGTTCATTCGCTCCAATCTCTTCCAGGGTTCATGGAACTTTGAACGTATGCAGGCGCTGGGGTTCTGTTTCTCCATCGTGCCGGTGATCCGTCGTCTTTATCCTGAGAATTCGGAAGATCGCAAGCAGGCGATTAAGCGCCATCTGGAATTTTTCAACACCCAGCCGTTTGTTGCCGCCCCGGTACTTGGCGTGACCATGGCAATGGAAGAGCAGCGTGCCAACGGCGCACCCATTGATGACGGGGCTATCAACGGGCTTAAAGTCGGTCTGATGGGGCCGTTGGCCGGCGTGGGCGACCCGATATTTTGGGGTACGGCCCGGCCTGTGTTCGCCGCACTGGGGGCCGGTATCGCCATGAGCGGCAGCCTGCTGGGGCCAGTGCTCTTCTTTGTACTGTTTAATCTGGTGCGTCTGCTGGTGCGTTACTACGGGGTTGCTTATGGTTATCGCAAAGGCGTGGATATCGTTAACGATATGGGCGGCGGCTTCCTGCAAAAGTTGACGGAGGGGGCATCCATTCTCGGCTTGTTTGTCATGGGGGCGCTGGTTAACAAATGGACCCACGTCAACGTCC
This is a stretch of genomic DNA from Brenneria rubrifaciens. It encodes these proteins:
- a CDS encoding PTS mannose transporter subunit IID yields the protein MGETTEVKKLTAGDIRAVFIRSNLFQGSWNFERMQALGFCFSIVPVIRRLYPENSEDRKQAIKRHLEFFNTQPFVAAPVLGVTMAMEEQRANGAPIDDGAINGLKVGLMGPLAGVGDPIFWGTARPVFAALGAGIAMSGSLLGPVLFFVLFNLVRLLVRYYGVAYGYRKGVDIVNDMGGGFLQKLTEGASILGLFVMGALVNKWTHVNVPLVVSRVTNQNGETTVTTVQSILDQLMPGLIPLLLTFGCMWLLRRKVNALWLIIGFFAIGIFGYWIGLLGV